Part of the Streptomyces sp. WMMC500 genome is shown below.
TGACGCTGACGATGCAGACGTTCGACGTGCGCGCGGCCCCGGGGCAGGAGCTGGTCGTCTACCACGCGGAGCCGGGCTCGCCCAGCGCCGAGGCGCTCGCGCTCCTCGGGTCGCTCGCCGCGACCGCGGGCCCCGGCTGACGGCCCGGGGGCGGGTGCGCGCTCAGCCGGGCAGGTTCAGCCGGTAGCCGTGGGTGCGGCGGTACGGGCGGAAGCCGAGTTGCTCGTCGAGTGCCAGGACCTCGGCCCCGTCGTCGGCGGCGGCGGTCTCCACCTCGCTGATCTGCGGGTGCTCGGCATGCAGCCGGCGCAGCATCTCGGCCGTGACCCAGCGCCCGAGGCCGCGGCGGCGGTGCGCCGGTACGACCGCGAGGTGGCAGTGCTGGGCGCGGGGGGCGGGGGCGGGCGGTATCAGTACCTCGGTGTAGCCGGCGACGGCGCCGGTGCCGGTGTGCAGGGCGGCCACCGTCAGCAGCCGTCCGCTGGCGGGTTCCGGCGTGCCCGCGGCGGTGCCGAAGGCGAAACCGGGGACGGCCGCGGCGAGGCCGTCGGGGTCCGCGGCGGGCGGCGCGGGTGCGGTACGGGCCGGGCCGGCCGGCGCCGGGACGGCGGGGGCGTACCACGTGGTGAGCCGGTAGCCCGGGTGGTCGGCGAAGACCAGCTCCGCGAGCCAGGCGCGGTGCACCTCCGACAGCGGCAGCAGCAGGTGGTGGACGACGCGCTCGCGGACGAAGCCGTGGCGCAGGCAGAAGACGTCGGCGGGCGTGCACGCCGGGGCCGCCGCCCGCAGGGCGGCCCAGCCCGCCTCCCGGGCCGCGGCGGCGACGGCTGCCAGCAGCAGGGTGCCGGTGCCGCGGCGGCGGGCGCCGGGGTGGACGTAGAGCTGGAGCTCCGCGGTCGTACGGACCGGGCCGGGCGAGGTGGCCGGCCGCACCCCCGCTACGGCCGTCACCTCGCCCCCCGGCCCCGTGGCCGCCCAGGCGGGCGGCATGGTGCCGCCGGCCTGGGCGTCCCCCCGTAGTCCGGCGAGGACCTCTTCCCGTACCGGCGCCGGCACGCCGGGCAGGTCCGCCGCCCGCGCGGCGGCGACGACGGCGCGCCAGGCGTCCGCGGCCGGCGCGGCGTCGCGTACGACGGCGATCTCCCCCGGTGAACTCATGGCTCCAGCCTCGCCGCGCGGCGCCCGGCGAACAACGGCCGATCCCGGAACGTGCCATAACCCGTCGGTTATCGATGGGCACCGGGGATTGATAACCGACGGGTTATCCGGCGTTGCCGGATCGGCCGTTGTTCGCCGGGGGCGCCGGGCCGAGGCTGTTCGTGCAGACGCAAGAGCACACGCAGCCACCGAAGGGGGCGCAGGGTCCATGACCGCCACCGCACGTACGGGCAGGGTCTGGTTCGTCACCACGGCAGGACACGGCGCGGGGCGGGCCGTCACCGCGGCCGCGCTGGCGCGCGGCGACCGGGTCGCCGCCGTCGTACCGGACGAGGCCGCCCGGGAGCGGCTGCTCGCGCGGCACGACGAGCACCGGCGCAGGTTGTTCGTCCGTGCCCTGGACGTGGCCGACAACTGGTCGGTGAACGCCACGGTGTGCGCGGCGGCCGACCGGTTCGGCCGGCTCGACGCGATCGTCAACGACGCCCGGCCCCCGCGCCCCTCCCCCGGCGGCGGCGCCGGGGGCCCCGCCGCCGAAGCAGCCGCGGCAGCAGCCGCGCCGGTCGGGTGGATACCCGAGGCGGCGGCGCGGGCGCGGCTGGAGTCGGCGTTCTTCGGGCCGCTGTGGGTCGCGCAGGCCGTCCTGCCGCTGCTGTACGCACAGCGCTCCGGCCATCTGCTCCAGCTCTGCGGCTCCGTTGCCCCGCCGGGGGCGCCGGGCGCGGCGCTGGACCGGGCGGGCACCTGCGCGGTGGTGGCGCTGAGCCGGGCGGTGGTGGGCGAGGCGGCGCGCCAAGGGGTCGACGTCAGCGTCGTCGGCGGGCGGCCGGGGGCCGGTGCGCTGCTGCGGCTCGTCGACGGTGCCGCGGCCCGCCGCCGGGAGTCCGCCGCCCCCGCGTCCGCCTCCGCCGCAGGTCATGGAGCGGCGGCCTGAGGGTGACGGGGGCGGGGCAGGCGGGATACGCTCCCGGGACGGTGCCGGTTTCCGGCCACGGCCAGGCGATACGGGGGTGCGGGATGGAGCTGCGGGACATCGAGATCTTCCTCGCACTCGCCGAGGAGCTGCACTTCGGCCGTACCGCGGAGCGGCTGCACGTCTCGCAGGCGCGCGTCAGCCAGTCGATCGCCAAGCAGGAGCGCCGCATCGGCGCGCCGCTGTTCGAGCGCACCAGCCGCAGGGTGGAGCTGACGGCCATCGGTGCCCGCCTTCACGACGATCTCCGCGCGGGCTACCGGCGGATCCAGGAGGGCATCGACGCCGCCGCCGCGGCCGCCCGCGGGACGACCGGGGTGCTCACGCTGGGTCTGATGTGCGCCCAGGCGTTCGACCAGGCGTCGATACTCGCGCGCTTCAAGCACCGCTACCCGGGTGTCGAACTCCGCTTCCGCGAGGTGGTCTTCAGCGACCCCTTCGGGATGCTGCGCGCGGGCGAGGTGGACCTGGAGGTCACCTGGCTCCCGGTGCGCGAGCCGGACCTGACGGTCGGCCCGGTGCTGGCCCGGGAGGCGCACGTGCTCATGGTGGCCGAGGGCCACCCCTTCGCCGGCCGCGCGTCCGTGAGCCTCGAAGAGCTCGCGGACTGCGTGTTTCCGCAGCCGGTGAACCCGGTCCCGGCGTACTGGATGCAGGCGCTGATGCCGGCACGTACGCCCTCGGGGCGGCCGATCCCCGCGGACGGGCCGAAGATCGCCACCTTCCAGGAGGCGCAGGCCGTGGTCGCAGCCGGGGACGCGGTGTGCGTCGTACAGGGTGAGGCGGCGCGGCACTTCCCGCGGCCCGGCATCGCGTACGTGCCGATCACGGAGCAGCCGATGGGCGTGTGGGGGCTGATCTGGCGTACGGCGCACGAGACGCCGCTCGTACGGGCCTTCGTCCAGTCGGCCGTCGACACCCTCGCCGCGGCGGCGGAGGCGGCGCCGGGCGCGGACGCCCCGCCGGCACCGGAGCCGGCCCGCGCCGTGCCGGAGCCCGCGGTCGCCCGGGGCTGAACGGGCACGGGACCCTTCAGAGCCGGGAGTTCTGCTTCAGCACCGCCACGGCGCCGACCGTGCGGTATCCGCGCCACTCCAGCGCGGCGGCGGGCGAGAAGGAGCCGAAGTCGACCTGCCAGCCGCCGTCCTCCTGCTGCTCCGCGGCCAGCCGCTCCAGCTCGGCGTCGACGACCTCCGGGGCATACAGCGCACGCGCCGGGCGGCCCGGTTCCGGGGCGACGTCGAGCGGGCGGATCGCCTCGCCTTCGGACCCGCCCGCGACGGGCAGCACGCCGTCGTCGGGAATGAGCGGGCGCAGCCGTTCCAGCAGGGCGGTGGCCCGCGGGCGGGTGTCGGAGGCGGCGTCGAGGAACCGGATGGCGAAGGACAGCTCGATCGCGTGCGGCTCGTCGCCGATGGCCTCGACGGCGTCCAGGCAGTAGCGCGTGGCCCGCTCCAGCCAGGGGTGGGCGGCGACCGCGGGGTCGTGCGCGGCCAGCCTCAGGGCGGTGCCGGCGGTGAAGGCGGTGCTCTGCAGGGCGGAGGCCGCCGGGTCGGCCTGCGTCCAGAACGGCGCGCAGCCCGCGGGGTCGGCGACGGGCAGCGCGAAGGGCAGCCCGCCGTCGGGGAGCGTGACCGACAGCAGCCAGTCGCAGAGCCGCGCCGCGTGCGGGGTGGTGGCGGGGGCGGCGTCGACGAACGCCTCGAAGGCGTGCAGCGCGCCGCCGGGCTGGCTCTCCGGTGCCCGCAGGTCCGGCTCCAGGCCCCAGCCGTAGCCGCCGTCGGGGTTGCGGTAGCCGTCGACGGCGGCGAGCACGGCGGCGGGGTCGGCCCGGTCGAGCAGCAGCTCGAAGCGGCGGCGGTCGAGGAGCCGGGCGTGCGTGGCCATGAAGGACGTGGCGGCGGAGAGGTCTGCGGTCATGCGCCCACCATGGCAGCGGCGTGGGCGGCGGTCTTGGACGATTCGGACGTGTCCGCCGGCCGGACCGGATCGGCGGACGACCGGAGCGGCAGGCCGCGGCCGGCGGGAGAACGGCAGCCGCCTTCGGCCGGTGCCGTCCCCTCCGCGGCGCTCGCGGTCGTCACTCCCCCGGTCCGCGAACGTCTCGCACCGCACCCCCGGGCGGCCCGTGCCCCCGTCAGGCCCGGCCGCGGACGGTGAACGTCGTCGTCGCCAGCGCCGCGGCGTGTGCCGCGTTCCGGGCGCGGACACGTACCGTGTGCCGCCCCGGCGGCAGCGTCAGTGCCGCCGTGAGCCGGCCCGTGGCGGGGTCGAAGCGGTGCGGTACGGGGCGGCCGTCGACCTCGACCTCGGTGCCGGCCGCGCCGATGCCGGAGGTGCGGTCGGTGACGCGGGCCCGCAGCCGGACGGCGGGGCCGGAGGCCGTCGCGCCGTCCTTCGGGGAGAGCCGGTCGACGCGCGGCGCGAGGGGCACGGCGCGGCCGGTCCGGCGGCGGGTGGCGTACTGGATGCGGGAGACGGACGGCGGTACGGCCGCCGCGTCCGGGGCCAGGGCGGCTTCGAAGACCAGCGGATAGTCGACGCCGCGGCGGACCTTGGGGCCCGCGGTGACGGTGAACTCCACACTCTCGCGGCCCATGGGCGCGACCGTCACCTCCGCGGCGCCCGCGGGTGCGAGGGACCAGCCGCCGAAGGCGCGCCCCGTGACCGCGACGGTCCGCGGGGCCGCGCCGAAGTTGTAGACGTCCACCGACATCCGGGTGGTGGCGGTCAGCCGGTAGCCGAGCGGCGGCGGGGTGTCGCCGTCGGCCTTGCCCGGCGCGGCGTCCGCGGCGGCGAAGCGCTGCGCGAGCACGATGTGCTCGGCAGCCGACAGCCGGCCGCCGCGGGTGCGTACGGCCGCGGGGCGCGGGTCGCGGGCGGCGTCCGGTGTCTCGCTCACCAGGTAGCAGGGGTCGGGCGCCGCCGCGATACGGACCGTCCCGGCGGCGGAGCGGACGTGCGTGCCGCGGTGGGCGCCCATGATGTCGTAGCGCTCGACCCGCCCGCCCGGGGATGCGGGCACCGGCACGTCGGTGGGTCCGGGGCCCGGCGCGTACACGACGGTGATGGTCCGCGGCCCGTCGCGGAAGACGAAACCGGCCGCCGCGGGCAGCAGCCCGGTGAGGGTGCGGACGTGGTCCGCCGTGCCGAGCAGCGAGGTCATGGCCGCGTACGCGCTGTACGAGGGCCACGGCTGGAACTCCCGGCTGAGCAGCGCGAAGGAGACGCCGTCGTCGGTGCACGGCGGGGCGCAGAACCAGAAGTGCCGGGCGGTGCCCTCGGCGAGGCTCTCCACGGTCGACAGGACGAGGTAGCGGGCCTGGACGACCTGCCGTTCGTGGGTGAGGTCGCGGCCGGGTTCTGCCGGGAGCATCGCGCCGCACTCCGTCATCCACATCGGCAGCCCGGGCCCGTAGGTGTCGCGCAGCGCGCGCTGTTCCTCGGCCGCGGCGGGGAACTCGGGGTCCTCGCCGGGTGCCGGGTAGCCGTGGAAGCTCCAGGCGTCGGCGTAGCGGGTCACGTCGTTCTGCAGCATGAGGTCCTGGAAGGGCCCGGCGGTGGCGATGCCGGGGAGGACCACGGGCGGGTGGTGCGGCCGGCCGGCGATGCCGAGCGCGGCGGCCTTGACGTAGGCCGCGTGCTGGTCGCCGGTGCTCGCGGTGTCGTCCACGTCGGGTTCGTTGGACAGGTGCAGGGCGTCGGCGACGGTGCCGTTGCCGTCGCCGGCGAGGTGGGCCGCGTAGCGGTAGGCGTCGCGCAGGTCGTCGGGCAGCGGGACGGAGGTCTCGCTCATCGCCCAGGCGGGCGGCGGGGAGACGACCTCCAGCACGTCGAGGCCGTGGCGGCGGAAGGCGCGCACCGTACGGCCGTAGAGTCCGCTGTCGTACGGGCCGTGGGGCGCGCGCTGCGCGGCCGGCCAGGAGCTGCCGTCGCGTACCCAGCCGGCGCCCATCTCCCGCATGCCGGCGGCGAAGGCGTCGAGCCGGGCGGGCGGGACGAGCGCGAAGGTGGCGACGTTGACGCCGAAGCGACTGTCGGGCCCGGCGGCCGGCCGCCGCTCGGGCAGCCGCGCGAAGCTGCCGGTGACGACGCCGGCGGGAGCGGTGTCCAGGGCGGCCAGCACGCGGTAGTTGCCGGGCGGCAGGTCACGGGGCAGCGGGGCGGTGCCCGTCGCGGCGCCGGCGCGGACGGTGGCGGAGCCGGAGGCGACGGTCGCCGAGTGGTAGTCGAGGACGGTGTACGTGACCGTACGCGCCTGCCGCGCCGTGCTGCCGAGGCCGAAGTGCAGGTCGGCGGGCTCGTCGCCGCGCCAGAGGCCGAGACCGGAGTCCGGGTCGCCGAGGTGGACGGTGCGCAGCGCGAGGTCCACGGGCGTGAGGGTGAACTCGTCGAGCAGGAAGCGGTATCCGGTGTAGTCCTCCAGGACGGTGGGCTCGTCGACGGTGAAGGTGACGAGGTTCC
Proteins encoded:
- a CDS encoding GNAT family N-acetyltransferase, with amino-acid sequence MSSPGEIAVVRDAAPAADAWRAVVAAARAADLPGVPAPVREEVLAGLRGDAQAGGTMPPAWAATGPGGEVTAVAGVRPATSPGPVRTTAELQLYVHPGARRRGTGTLLLAAVAAAAREAGWAALRAAAPACTPADVFCLRHGFVRERVVHHLLLPLSEVHRAWLAELVFADHPGYRLTTWYAPAVPAPAGPARTAPAPPAADPDGLAAAVPGFAFGTAAGTPEPASGRLLTVAALHTGTGAVAGYTEVLIPPAPAPRAQHCHLAVVPAHRRRGLGRWVTAEMLRRLHAEHPQISEVETAAADDGAEVLALDEQLGFRPYRRTHGYRLNLPG
- a CDS encoding SDR family NAD(P)-dependent oxidoreductase, coding for MTATARTGRVWFVTTAGHGAGRAVTAAALARGDRVAAVVPDEAARERLLARHDEHRRRLFVRALDVADNWSVNATVCAAADRFGRLDAIVNDARPPRPSPGGGAGGPAAEAAAAAAAPVGWIPEAAARARLESAFFGPLWVAQAVLPLLYAQRSGHLLQLCGSVAPPGAPGAALDRAGTCAVVALSRAVVGEAARQGVDVSVVGGRPGAGALLRLVDGAAARRRESAAPASASAAGHGAAA
- a CDS encoding LysR family transcriptional regulator translates to MELRDIEIFLALAEELHFGRTAERLHVSQARVSQSIAKQERRIGAPLFERTSRRVELTAIGARLHDDLRAGYRRIQEGIDAAAAAARGTTGVLTLGLMCAQAFDQASILARFKHRYPGVELRFREVVFSDPFGMLRAGEVDLEVTWLPVREPDLTVGPVLAREAHVLMVAEGHPFAGRASVSLEELADCVFPQPVNPVPAYWMQALMPARTPSGRPIPADGPKIATFQEAQAVVAAGDAVCVVQGEAARHFPRPGIAYVPITEQPMGVWGLIWRTAHETPLVRAFVQSAVDTLAAAAEAAPGADAPPAPEPARAVPEPAVARG